The proteins below are encoded in one region of Planctopirus limnophila DSM 3776:
- a CDS encoding S1 family peptidase, whose translation MTHWLERHWSRVACLAAAIVFVAAGSWGFSHLLKYSPAPLPTPAWNTEAETRSPSERQVAKNPRTSVLCEQEVLQGQKLVAQTAEAAAEAGNRPVVANDEPVFINDEEFSRNFERKAILLAKGGQCLSSRDMKKQLERRQVTLELPPPRTAVLSPEEVYRMVATSTLLIGSLQQTRTQPPRFHYVSNATAWVLAADGVIVTNYHVFDTTELECFAVMTLQGDVYPVTEILAADRRADVAIARITAKDLTPIPLGKSAAVGAWVGALTHPGSAHFMFTQGYVTRYQQIGSRKNERPEKWMSISADYAIGSSGGPILDRYGNVVGMASMTEPVEFDTDETADVGSTLQMILKLTVPQMEIRRLVVAP comes from the coding sequence ATGACGCACTGGCTGGAAAGGCACTGGAGTCGAGTTGCTTGTCTCGCTGCTGCGATCGTATTCGTTGCGGCTGGAAGCTGGGGATTTTCCCACCTGCTGAAATACTCCCCGGCGCCTCTCCCGACACCGGCATGGAACACCGAGGCTGAGACGCGCTCTCCTTCTGAACGGCAAGTTGCCAAAAATCCGAGAACCTCAGTTCTCTGTGAGCAGGAAGTTTTGCAGGGCCAGAAGCTTGTTGCACAGACAGCAGAGGCTGCGGCTGAGGCTGGCAATCGGCCAGTGGTTGCCAATGATGAGCCGGTGTTTATTAATGATGAAGAGTTTTCCCGGAACTTCGAGCGCAAGGCGATTTTGCTGGCGAAAGGGGGCCAGTGTCTCTCTTCTCGCGATATGAAAAAGCAGCTTGAGCGGCGGCAGGTCACACTCGAATTGCCACCGCCTCGAACGGCCGTCCTTTCGCCCGAAGAAGTCTACCGGATGGTCGCTACTTCTACCCTGCTGATTGGCAGCTTACAGCAGACTCGCACGCAACCACCGCGGTTTCATTATGTCAGCAATGCCACCGCCTGGGTGCTGGCTGCCGATGGTGTGATTGTCACCAACTATCATGTGTTCGATACGACCGAGCTGGAATGCTTTGCTGTGATGACCCTGCAGGGTGATGTCTATCCGGTGACGGAAATTCTCGCTGCCGATCGCCGGGCGGATGTGGCGATTGCCCGGATTACGGCGAAAGATCTGACGCCCATTCCCTTGGGGAAATCGGCTGCCGTCGGTGCCTGGGTGGGAGCGCTGACGCATCCGGGATCCGCCCATTTCATGTTCACACAAGGTTATGTGACGCGTTATCAGCAGATTGGCAGTCGCAAAAATGAGCGGCCTGAAAAATGGATGTCGATCAGTGCGGACTACGCCATTGGATCAAGCGGCGGGCCGATCCTCGATCGATATGGCAACGTCGTCGGCATGGCCTCAATGACCGAACCCGTCGAGTTCGATACGGATGAGACGGCCGATGTCGGCTCGACCTTGCAGATGATCTTGAAGCTTACGGTGCCGCAAATGGAAATCCGGCGGCTGGTCGTCGCGCCGTAG
- a CDS encoding alpha/beta hydrolase, whose protein sequence is MLRLMIDRLSQTSLCGRCRAWGQSLALAVLATCVSVWAPESLYAQATKPAAAVSRFEDKTLVTKDGIPLKISYFAGKKGKDTPVVILLHGKKGSRQNFNSSLAPFLNDAGYAVVTVDLRGHGETPLVPGPAVAPGATKNNAPQLKPRDYQAMIPGDLEAVKKFLYDEHMAEKLNMSKLAILGADFSTAIATAYTELDWSKIPWDDAPTVAARTPRGQDVRALVLLSPEGSIQGMNTAQSETAVRILGLPVLIGVGSKDTADKGAAKKLAEKLNPDKRDHIYLETYEGGLRGTGLLGRKLKTEDHILAFLDKYVGKSTIEWRDRRSRLER, encoded by the coding sequence ATGCTCCGTCTGATGATTGATAGACTGTCGCAAACATCGTTGTGTGGTCGTTGCCGAGCTTGGGGGCAATCGCTGGCACTGGCGGTTCTGGCCACGTGTGTGAGTGTATGGGCTCCAGAATCGTTGTATGCCCAGGCGACCAAGCCAGCCGCTGCGGTGAGCCGGTTTGAAGACAAGACGCTGGTGACCAAAGACGGAATCCCACTGAAAATTTCTTACTTTGCAGGGAAAAAAGGCAAAGACACACCCGTTGTGATCTTGCTGCACGGCAAGAAAGGTTCACGGCAGAATTTCAACAGCTCGCTGGCACCATTTCTGAATGATGCCGGTTATGCCGTCGTGACGGTTGACTTGCGCGGGCATGGTGAGACTCCCCTGGTTCCTGGGCCAGCGGTGGCCCCTGGAGCCACCAAGAACAATGCACCTCAACTCAAGCCTCGCGATTATCAGGCCATGATTCCCGGCGATCTCGAAGCAGTGAAAAAGTTTCTGTACGACGAGCACATGGCCGAAAAGCTGAATATGAGCAAGCTGGCTATTCTTGGTGCCGATTTTTCGACAGCCATTGCCACAGCTTATACGGAACTCGACTGGTCGAAGATTCCCTGGGATGATGCCCCCACTGTCGCAGCGAGAACGCCTCGCGGGCAGGATGTGCGGGCCCTGGTGCTGCTCTCTCCAGAAGGCTCCATTCAGGGGATGAATACGGCACAGTCAGAAACAGCCGTGCGAATTCTGGGCTTGCCGGTCTTGATTGGCGTCGGTTCCAAAGATACGGCTGATAAAGGTGCTGCCAAAAAGCTGGCTGAAAAGCTGAATCCCGACAAAAGGGATCACATTTATCTGGAAACCTATGAGGGTGGGCTGCGAGGTACTGGACTTTTGGGTCGCAAGCTGAAGACGGAAGACCATATTCTGGCCTTTCTGGATAAGTACGTGGGAAAATCGACCATTGAGTGGCGGGATCGTCGTTCACGCCTGGAGCGATAA
- a CDS encoding isoaspartyl peptidase/L-asparaginase family protein: MRGSHAGGGNCIRRVWLKWCLVLGVLAGCSEFGLRVVRGQEIQLDNVGSDLIIEDVVLGVHGGTGVDKKDMTPELEKKIRAGLKAALEAGAKRLKEPNALPLDGLEAAIRVLEDDPNFNAGRGAVFTHEGRNELDASIMEGTTKRAGAVASVTIVRNPISAARAVMEKSKHVMMIGRGAEVFSTQQGLEIVDPAYFWTESRWKDISRVWAEEKKNGGRADLEPKSSTYFGTVGAVARNSQGQLAAGTSTGGMTNKMFGRVGDSPIIGAGTYAEDGAAAVSCTGHGEFFIRYGVSKEIVSQIKYRGLNVQQAAQEVINRQLKAAGGEGAAIVLNSQGQWTTSRNCEGLYRGWINSRGEIFTRLYEE, encoded by the coding sequence ATGCGGGGATCACATGCTGGTGGTGGGAACTGTATTCGACGTGTCTGGCTCAAATGGTGCCTGGTGCTGGGTGTGCTGGCGGGGTGCAGCGAATTCGGGTTGAGGGTGGTCCGGGGACAGGAGATCCAATTGGATAACGTCGGCAGTGATCTGATTATCGAAGATGTGGTGCTGGGTGTGCATGGCGGCACGGGCGTTGACAAAAAGGACATGACTCCCGAGTTGGAGAAGAAGATTCGAGCCGGGCTGAAGGCTGCTCTTGAAGCAGGAGCCAAGCGACTCAAAGAGCCCAACGCGTTGCCTCTGGATGGCCTGGAAGCCGCGATTCGAGTGCTGGAGGATGATCCGAACTTTAATGCCGGTCGAGGGGCGGTCTTTACTCATGAAGGCCGTAATGAACTTGATGCTTCGATTATGGAGGGGACGACCAAGCGGGCCGGTGCCGTTGCCAGTGTGACCATTGTGCGGAATCCGATTTCTGCTGCACGGGCTGTGATGGAAAAATCAAAGCACGTGATGATGATCGGCCGGGGTGCGGAAGTTTTTTCGACACAGCAGGGTCTGGAGATTGTCGATCCCGCCTACTTCTGGACAGAGAGCCGGTGGAAAGATATCAGCCGGGTGTGGGCTGAAGAAAAGAAAAACGGCGGCCGAGCTGATCTGGAGCCCAAATCGAGCACTTATTTTGGAACAGTCGGAGCGGTGGCTCGCAACAGCCAGGGTCAGTTAGCAGCCGGAACATCGACCGGCGGTATGACGAACAAGATGTTCGGCCGAGTGGGAGATTCGCCCATTATTGGTGCGGGGACATACGCGGAGGATGGCGCTGCAGCTGTCTCCTGCACCGGGCATGGAGAATTTTTTATTCGCTATGGCGTCTCGAAAGAGATCGTTTCGCAGATCAAGTATCGCGGCCTCAATGTTCAGCAGGCGGCTCAGGAAGTGATCAATCGCCAGTTGAAGGCGGCTGGCGGAGAAGGTGCGGCCATTGTGCTCAACAGTCAGGGTCAATGGACAACTTCGCGCAATTGCGAGGGCCTGTATCGCGGCTGGATCAATTCCCGGGGTGAGATCTTCACACGCCTGTACGAGGAATAA
- a CDS encoding homing endonuclease associated repeat-containing protein: protein MALWKIANGTLEGTISRPEIAVKPKAAEILRSLRKLVERLGPEISLQRFTRETGISTTKVFAHWQSWSHLRRYAGLKRRAPMPKIYTDEELLREMNRVCGEINHYPTRSEFDRLARLKWQTLERRFGPKEQIIRVYREWLHPHQAGLSKPESEGIAEAKDGSRIEVPEFLRGCPLDHEPTMIPGLFLPVFTSPTTSKEQPGSPGRGLQGHTSKGGLVSAVPEDERPRPGPVGQSQPPVDREPRRGGYGRGEFFLTPEERQQLLKLLREHEAKKAVEEGLAES, encoded by the coding sequence GTGGCTTTGTGGAAAATTGCCAACGGCACCCTCGAAGGGACTATTTCGAGGCCTGAGATTGCTGTGAAGCCCAAAGCTGCCGAGATATTGAGAAGTCTGCGAAAACTGGTGGAGCGTCTGGGGCCGGAGATTTCTCTGCAGCGGTTTACGCGCGAGACGGGGATTTCGACGACCAAGGTCTTTGCGCACTGGCAATCGTGGAGCCATCTGCGGCGTTATGCCGGTCTGAAGCGGCGTGCTCCGATGCCGAAGATTTACACCGATGAGGAGTTGCTCCGCGAGATGAATCGCGTCTGCGGGGAGATCAATCATTATCCGACGAGGAGTGAATTTGACCGCCTGGCGCGGTTGAAATGGCAAACTCTGGAACGTCGCTTCGGGCCTAAAGAACAGATCATCAGGGTCTATCGCGAATGGCTGCATCCTCATCAGGCGGGACTGTCGAAACCTGAATCGGAAGGGATAGCGGAAGCCAAAGATGGATCGCGCATTGAGGTTCCTGAATTTCTGCGGGGTTGTCCGCTGGATCATGAGCCGACCATGATCCCGGGGTTATTTTTGCCGGTATTTACCTCTCCGACCACTTCTAAAGAGCAGCCCGGTTCGCCGGGGCGAGGTTTGCAGGGTCATACTTCCAAGGGTGGGTTGGTATCGGCAGTTCCTGAGGATGAACGACCCAGGCCCGGGCCTGTGGGTCAAAGCCAGCCGCCAGTGGATCGTGAGCCGCGACGAGGTGGCTACGGTCGTGGGGAGTTTTTCCTGACTCCTGAGGAACGCCAGCAGTTGCTCAAGCTGCTGAGAGAGCATGAGGCTAAGAAGGCTGTTGAAGAGGGGCTGGCGGAATCGTAG
- a CDS encoding methyltransferase family protein: MRTLETTNIPFQALPDIGHVASEYLTVGEFERRRRPLTIVFGLFAMTTLLATGSAWPLHGVMRELFFFIGICMAAIGMLGRTWSNLFISGYKTRVLVQSGPYSICRNPLYFFSAIGMIGIGLCSETILLPLVMLLFFSLYYPWIISCEEVRLSAAHNEEYQEYCRRVPAFWPKLSTYEEPQSYTMVPRVMRKNIVDTFWFVALAAIVHIVADLHETHALPEFFTFW; the protein is encoded by the coding sequence ATGAGAACACTGGAAACGACAAACATTCCCTTCCAAGCCCTTCCCGATATTGGCCATGTGGCCAGTGAATACCTGACAGTCGGCGAGTTCGAGCGCCGACGTCGCCCTTTGACGATCGTTTTCGGTCTTTTCGCCATGACGACCTTATTAGCGACAGGAAGTGCCTGGCCGCTGCATGGTGTCATGCGAGAGCTTTTCTTCTTCATCGGGATCTGTATGGCCGCTATTGGTATGCTCGGTCGTACCTGGAGTAATCTGTTTATTTCGGGATATAAAACCAGAGTTCTTGTTCAATCCGGCCCCTACTCGATCTGCAGGAATCCCCTCTATTTCTTCAGCGCGATTGGTATGATCGGGATTGGTCTGTGTTCAGAGACAATCCTGCTCCCACTGGTGATGCTCCTCTTTTTCTCGCTGTATTACCCATGGATCATCAGTTGCGAAGAGGTGCGACTCTCGGCTGCTCATAACGAAGAATATCAGGAGTATTGCCGGCGCGTTCCCGCATTCTGGCCCAAGCTCTCTACCTATGAAGAACCACAGTCGTACACTATGGTCCCCCGGGTGATGAGAAAGAATATTGTCGACACGTTCTGGTTTGTCGCGCTGGCGGCGATCGTACATATTGTTGCTGACCTTCATGAGACCCATGCATTGCCTGAGTTTTTCACGTTCTGGTAA
- a CDS encoding M56 family metallopeptidase, with protein sequence MNSAQFLEFLVSLSIQATVVVGITEWLCRVSRWPQAQYKLWNYCNLLLLLMTGCGLLLPHLRVLTNPWQVMSPAALQQLVSVEQSLGQLALVIWGTGILLSFIMLASEWMMVARFLKSCRPATESEVKLVFHDPANNLTSRILQPNASIQLLISQRFNSPFCYQWHAPVLVLPEYLLSLPQDETTFITRHELSHLRSGHPLQLFIERLVMTLFWFHPAIWWASRQSMLAREYACDDAAISARYEVVGYLKTLLAVAERGFHKEPEGSALYFGSGSNMMALRGRRILDRFESAAEWSQPDQRARWWPFHLLTAMAIVTWSFWLPVDALASSRMQWSPWPGWSAAVLRTIDIPARDYEPYDRTTRLHELSLEFSQPHASSQ encoded by the coding sequence ATGAACTCAGCTCAATTTCTGGAATTTCTAGTCTCGCTTTCCATTCAGGCCACAGTAGTTGTCGGTATTACGGAATGGCTTTGTCGCGTTTCCCGATGGCCACAGGCACAATACAAGCTCTGGAATTATTGCAATCTCCTGCTTCTATTGATGACTGGCTGTGGTTTGCTACTGCCTCATTTGCGAGTGCTGACGAATCCATGGCAAGTCATGAGTCCAGCGGCCTTGCAGCAACTGGTCTCTGTTGAACAATCGCTTGGTCAGCTGGCTCTCGTCATCTGGGGGACAGGAATACTCTTGTCGTTCATCATGCTCGCCTCGGAGTGGATGATGGTGGCGAGGTTTCTCAAGTCGTGCCGGCCGGCGACAGAGAGTGAAGTGAAACTGGTTTTTCACGACCCAGCTAACAATTTGACCAGTCGAATCCTGCAACCGAATGCTTCGATTCAACTGTTGATCAGCCAGCGTTTCAACAGCCCGTTCTGTTATCAATGGCATGCACCAGTTCTCGTGCTGCCAGAATATTTACTGAGCCTGCCTCAAGACGAAACCACTTTCATCACCCGCCACGAACTCTCCCATTTACGCAGTGGTCATCCACTGCAGTTATTTATTGAGCGTCTGGTAATGACATTATTCTGGTTTCATCCGGCGATCTGGTGGGCTTCACGGCAATCGATGCTAGCCAGGGAATATGCCTGCGATGATGCGGCCATTTCCGCGCGGTATGAAGTTGTGGGATATCTCAAAACATTACTCGCTGTGGCGGAACGGGGATTTCATAAAGAGCCTGAAGGATCGGCTCTATACTTCGGCAGCGGTAGTAACATGATGGCGTTGCGGGGGCGAAGAATACTGGACCGCTTTGAGTCAGCAGCAGAGTGGTCGCAGCCAGATCAACGTGCCAGGTGGTGGCCATTCCATCTGCTGACGGCTATGGCCATTGTCACCTGGTCTTTCTGGTTGCCCGTCGATGCACTGGCTTCATCGCGAATGCAGTGGTCTCCGTGGCCTGGATGGTCAGCCGCTGTTCTGCGAACGATCGATATCCCCGCCCGGGATTATGAACCTTATGACCGGACGACTCGCCTGCATGAACTGTCGCTGGAGTTCAGCCAGCCTCATGCTTCGTCGCAATAA
- a CDS encoding BlaI/MecI/CopY family transcriptional regulator translates to MTVYLTRGEMEIMDVVWDRGQASVQDVCDSLHRPLAYTTVMTVLKTLELKRGALRKVKVGRAFVYEPVVSREEVCQTMLGQLQQQLSKLSVKSLVLNLIQSEKVSTEDLAEIKKAISMLEKRS, encoded by the coding sequence ATGACGGTTTATCTGACGCGCGGCGAGATGGAGATTATGGATGTCGTCTGGGATCGCGGGCAGGCCAGCGTCCAGGATGTCTGTGATTCACTGCATCGCCCGCTGGCCTATACGACAGTGATGACTGTCCTGAAGACACTGGAGTTAAAGCGTGGGGCTTTAAGGAAGGTCAAGGTGGGCCGGGCCTTCGTTTATGAGCCAGTCGTCTCCAGAGAAGAAGTCTGCCAGACGATGCTGGGGCAACTCCAACAGCAGCTTTCCAAATTGTCTGTCAAATCATTGGTGCTCAATTTAATACAGAGTGAGAAAGTTTCTACAGAAGATCTGGCTGAGATCAAAAAGGCTATCTCCATGCTGGAAAAGAGATCATGA
- a CDS encoding DUF1559 domain-containing protein translates to MLTALLLPAVMAARETARRMECTSHLRQIGLGLHQYHETHSCLPSAWLTDSQGKTAYGWAAALLPFVEQQATSAVIQRQVGLSDVSNEQARSIVLPLLTCPSDVAPPVFELYEPGLTTPFLTLPHASYLGVYGTSEADEIRPTPPGDGTFINGRPVRLSELTRGLSQVMIVGERSVSMFDTTWIGFDRRDEDAECRILGSALQQPNCQTCDECEFSSRHAGLSHFLFGDGHVRGLSNSIDQTVYQQMARRFE, encoded by the coding sequence GTGTTGACTGCACTGCTGTTACCAGCCGTGATGGCAGCGCGGGAAACTGCACGGCGTATGGAATGCACAAGTCATTTGCGTCAGATCGGGCTGGGGCTGCATCAGTATCACGAGACACATTCGTGTCTTCCTTCCGCCTGGCTGACAGACTCTCAAGGAAAAACGGCTTATGGCTGGGCGGCTGCTTTGTTGCCGTTTGTCGAACAGCAGGCCACATCAGCAGTGATTCAGCGACAGGTGGGATTGAGCGATGTTTCTAACGAGCAGGCCCGGTCGATTGTGCTGCCACTTTTGACCTGCCCTTCCGATGTCGCACCACCGGTCTTTGAGCTTTATGAACCTGGGCTGACAACACCTTTCCTTACGTTGCCGCATGCGAGTTATCTTGGTGTTTATGGGACTTCAGAAGCTGATGAAATTCGTCCGACTCCACCTGGGGACGGTACCTTTATTAACGGGCGCCCAGTGCGTTTATCCGAGTTAACCCGCGGCCTGAGCCAGGTGATGATCGTGGGTGAGCGATCGGTTTCTATGTTTGATACGACATGGATTGGTTTTGATCGCCGGGATGAAGATGCCGAATGCCGGATTTTAGGAAGCGCGCTGCAACAGCCCAACTGCCAGACCTGTGATGAATGTGAGTTCAGCAGCCGGCATGCAGGTCTGAGTCATTTTCTATTCGGAGACGGCCATGTGCGTGGCCTCTCGAATTCTATTGATCAGACGGTCTATCAACAAATGGCGCGTCGTTTCGAGTAA
- a CDS encoding DUF1559 family PulG-like putative transporter: MPSLSFVIARLNQFGSSRRTIQRSCFWGWRLSLLAMLSLITGSAVAAEPLPEAKYLPEKSVAIASIKVSQLYHWKPVQLAKELGAFDEADFGPLPFTIEDFSKIDRIVVALDQNFINAIANDFGLETPLSGAATQHAPDPHNNLLNISLAAHNYHEQNGRFPRANGDGEGRQTGLSWRVHLLPYLDENTLYQQFRLNEPWDSEHNKKLIAKMPHFYKSPGVKVTGKTSIHVITGPGTIFPDDAKRGTAMGDISDGTANTIMAVQADPSTAVEWTKPGGLPFDPKNPKGSLGPIPEAGLYIVLADASVKKLSAKVSGKDLAAFITPSGGEPVDMEVLGKSRPNFRLLPTVVISPTVVINLKEPFEMSRIEAFFDEKLTVGRHTIYCTRGVGLWPTTPYAPTTFVLGSIADLEARLKGNTITTIKPSPLVAQLDPGADFSMVVSLQAQKPLLKQLVGQMPQLQELLDYQVLTQSLRLTNLNPGDKILVSTGTCASAKVAATKAAELKNQMQLVQTLLPALANDIPNADDRKLMTSLATGLKVEQVGNKITTSLVAPQGIERLPDYFDTAIRQAIAAADATKQRNRLKQIGLAFHNSHDIFNRFPSSSRTTNPDDSKALSWRVHILGYLGEAELYNQFRLDEPWDSPHNLKLAEKMPSVYKTPGVKDANKTSFHLPEGAGMPFDAAKAPHLRDFTDGLSNTVIVVQAGADKAEIWTKPGGLPIDPEEPLKSLGQISEKGILALNGDGSLRMIPASVDTKTLLNLLRHNDGK; encoded by the coding sequence ATGCCTTCATTATCTTTCGTGATCGCTCGATTGAATCAATTTGGCTCGTCTCGTCGTACAATCCAGAGGTCATGCTTCTGGGGTTGGCGACTCTCTTTACTTGCCATGCTATCGCTGATCACCGGCTCAGCTGTAGCGGCTGAGCCTCTCCCGGAAGCGAAGTATCTTCCGGAAAAATCAGTCGCCATTGCGTCAATCAAAGTCAGTCAGCTCTATCACTGGAAACCAGTACAACTTGCGAAAGAACTCGGAGCCTTCGATGAGGCTGATTTCGGTCCACTTCCATTCACGATCGAAGATTTCAGCAAGATTGATCGGATTGTCGTCGCCCTCGATCAGAACTTCATCAATGCGATCGCGAACGATTTCGGATTGGAAACTCCCCTCAGCGGAGCAGCAACTCAACATGCACCGGATCCACATAATAATCTTTTGAATATTAGCCTTGCAGCACATAACTACCATGAGCAAAACGGCCGATTTCCCCGCGCCAATGGCGATGGAGAAGGTCGCCAGACAGGTTTAAGCTGGCGGGTGCACCTCCTTCCTTATCTGGATGAAAACACGCTCTATCAGCAATTCCGGCTGAACGAACCCTGGGATAGCGAACATAATAAAAAACTGATCGCCAAGATGCCGCATTTCTACAAGTCGCCTGGTGTCAAAGTGACTGGTAAGACTTCGATCCATGTGATCACCGGCCCTGGAACTATCTTCCCAGACGATGCAAAGCGTGGCACAGCCATGGGTGATATCAGCGATGGAACCGCCAATACGATCATGGCCGTTCAAGCTGATCCATCGACAGCGGTCGAATGGACAAAGCCGGGTGGGTTGCCGTTCGATCCCAAAAATCCGAAAGGATCGCTCGGCCCAATTCCCGAAGCTGGTCTCTATATAGTATTGGCAGATGCCAGCGTTAAGAAACTTTCTGCAAAGGTATCCGGGAAGGATCTAGCCGCTTTCATCACGCCTTCGGGAGGCGAACCTGTTGATATGGAGGTTTTAGGCAAATCTCGGCCAAATTTTCGGTTACTTCCAACGGTCGTCATAAGTCCAACGGTCGTCATCAATCTTAAAGAACCGTTTGAGATGTCCCGAATCGAGGCGTTTTTCGACGAAAAGCTGACTGTTGGAAGGCATACTATCTACTGTACCCGTGGAGTCGGCTTATGGCCTACCACGCCCTATGCTCCCACCACATTTGTACTAGGGTCGATTGCGGATCTGGAGGCGAGGCTGAAGGGGAACACTATCACCACCATCAAGCCATCCCCTCTGGTGGCGCAATTGGATCCGGGTGCCGATTTCTCCATGGTGGTCAGCCTGCAGGCTCAGAAACCGCTGCTCAAGCAACTGGTAGGACAGATGCCACAACTGCAGGAGTTACTCGATTATCAGGTGCTCACGCAGAGCTTGCGACTTACGAATCTTAACCCCGGAGACAAGATCCTCGTATCGACCGGAACCTGTGCGAGCGCTAAAGTGGCTGCTACGAAAGCTGCCGAATTGAAAAATCAGATGCAGCTGGTCCAGACACTTCTCCCGGCATTAGCGAACGATATTCCGAATGCGGACGATCGAAAGTTGATGACCAGTCTGGCCACAGGACTGAAGGTGGAACAGGTCGGCAATAAAATCACGACTTCGCTGGTCGCTCCTCAAGGGATCGAAAGACTGCCCGACTATTTCGATACAGCCATTCGGCAGGCCATTGCAGCTGCAGACGCGACCAAGCAACGAAATCGTCTCAAACAAATTGGTTTAGCATTTCACAATTCACACGATATTTTCAATCGCTTTCCCTCTTCGTCTCGAACCACTAATCCAGATGATTCCAAAGCCTTGAGCTGGCGCGTGCATATTCTAGGCTACCTCGGTGAAGCTGAACTTTATAATCAGTTCCGTCTCGATGAGCCCTGGGATAGCCCGCACAATCTCAAACTGGCTGAGAAAATGCCCTCAGTTTATAAGACACCCGGTGTGAAGGACGCCAACAAGACCTCATTCCACCTGCCGGAAGGAGCGGGGATGCCCTTTGATGCAGCGAAGGCACCCCATCTTCGAGACTTTACCGATGGTCTATCCAACACGGTGATTGTGGTTCAGGCTGGCGCGGATAAAGCCGAAATCTGGACGAAACCCGGCGGATTACCAATTGATCCCGAGGAACCCCTGAAATCACTGGGGCAGATCAGCGAGAAAGGGATTCTTGCTCTGAATGGTGATGGTTCGCTGCGAATGATTCCCGCTTCCGTCGATACCAAGACACTGCTCAATCTCTTGAGACACAACGACGGAAAATAG